Proteins encoded by one window of Cannabis sativa cultivar Pink pepper isolate KNU-18-1 chromosome 4, ASM2916894v1, whole genome shotgun sequence:
- the LOC115715335 gene encoding uncharacterized protein LOC115715335 encodes MADYEANHHHHHQQSMIPKETALQALNTIIQLHFEKTLEKKRAIDLQKKELHKLFLLFFIFLGLVFLAESQSLRLQCRHCWVPIILLSLAHLIFYVSVAQTLRCINGFKYQRRCHKLTLGLATEKLREMKIRIVNGGGGPGGEFDGVGDDEFEIHYQEPPESYFGKFKRNWALHFGFLILIYGFMVSSSVVLLCF; translated from the coding sequence ATGGCGGACTACGAAGccaaccaccaccaccatcaccaACAGTCAATGATCCCCAAGGAGACAGCTCTCCAGGCCTTAAACACTATCATCCAGCTCCATTTCGAGAAGACCCTCGAAAAGAAACGAGCCATAGACCTTCAGAAGAAGGAGCTTCACAAGCTCTTCCTGCTTTTCTTCATCTTCTTGGGTCTCGTCTTCTTGGCCGAATCTCAGTCCCTTCGCCTCCAATGCCGCCATTGCTGGGTTCCCATTATCCTCCTTTCCTTGGCCCACCTTATCTTCTACGTCTCCGTGGCCCAGACCCTCAGATGCATCAATGGGTTCAAGTACCAGAGGCGATGCCACAAGCTCACCCTTGGACTCGCCACCGAAAAGCTCAGGGAGATGAAGATTAGAATTGTTAATGGCGGCGGGGGACCTGGTGGAGAGTTTGATGGAGTTGGGGACGATGAGTTCGAGATTCATTACCAGGAACCACCTGAGAGTTACTTTGGTAAGTTCAAGAGAAATTGGGCTCTGCATTTTGGTTTCTTGATCTTGATCTATGGGTTTATGGTTTCCTCTTCTGTTGTTCTTTTATgcttttag